A DNA window from Hordeum vulgare subsp. vulgare chromosome 1H, MorexV3_pseudomolecules_assembly, whole genome shotgun sequence contains the following coding sequences:
- the LOC123407778 gene encoding aspartate--tRNA ligase 1, cytoplasmic-like → MYLGALTSSSPHQPLVTAAHYFMQFMIKGGFMCTHTPKITGVSEGGSAVFKVNYFKEHTASLAQSPQLYKQMLINGGINRVFEIGPVFRAEDSNTHRHLCEYIGLHAEMQIKEHYFEVIDFVDSLFVDIFDHLAKNCSEMLDMIQEQYPCERLKYLQQNVRLKYSEGIEMLQESGFPIQEPQDLNNKAELMLGKLVLQKYKTDFFILYEYPLALRPFYTMPSAEKRQPGSYSNSFDAFIRGQEVLSGSQRIHDKSLLIKMIDERGYNKTTFQQFSNTFGCGAPPRGGFGVGLERLVMLYLGVPDFRIASLFPRDPGRLAP, encoded by the exons ATGTACCTCGGCGCCCTGACGAGCTCCTCACCACACCAACCCCTCGTCACCGCCGCACAT TATTTCATGCAGTTTATGATCAAAGGGGGATTTATGTGTACACATACACCAAAAATTACTGGAGTTAGTGAGGGAGGGTCAGCTGTCTTTAAGGTGAACTACTTCAAAGAACACACAGCGTCCCTGGCACAGTCACCCCAACTCTATAAACAAATGCTTATCAACGGAGGAATAAACCGAGTGTTTGAGATTGGTCCTGTTTTTCGCGCTGAAGATTCAAATACTCACAGGCATCTTTGCGAATACATAGGTCTCCATGCAGAGATGCAAATTAAGGAGCATTATTTTGAG GTTATAGATTTCGTTGATTCTCTGTTTGTTGACATATTTGATCACCTGGCTAAAAACTGTTCGGAGATGCTGGATATGATACAAGAACAGTACCCCTGTGAAAGGCTGAAG TACCTTCAGCAAAATGTGAGGCTCAAATACTCTGAAGGAATCGAAATGTTACAA GAATCTGGTTTTCCAATCCAAGAGCCACAGGACTTAAACAATAAGGCGGAGCTAATGCTAGGGAAACTCGTCCTTCAGAA GTACAAAACTGATTTCTTCATATTGTACGAGTATCCATTGGCATTAAGACCATTTTACACAATGCCGTCCGCGGAAAAGCGTCAACCTGGTAGTTACAGTAATTCCTTTGATGCTTTCATTAGAG GACAAGAAGTACTTTCAGGCTCTCAGAGGATCCATGATAAGTCGTTGCTGATTAAAATGATAGATGAGCGGGGATACAACAAAACAACCTTTCAGCAGTTCTCGAATACTTTTGG GTGTGGAGCACCACCGAGAGGAGGTTTCGGCGTCGGACTCGAGCGGCTTGTGATGCTTTACTTAGGAGTGCCGGATTTTAGAATTGCTTCACTTTTTCCGCGCGACCCTGGCCGCCTGGCTCCCTGA